A region of Bacteroidota bacterium DNA encodes the following proteins:
- a CDS encoding DsrE family protein, whose protein sequence is MTLKNILLTFSICLTTILTAYAQTSSTCGDAKAVTQIGRSNLAIVIHSNDTETVWNAFRLANFAASQKDTVKIFLLGKGVEAQNLTSENFDVRRQMESFVAAGGQILACGTCLKLRHTEGNALCPVSTMAELYALIKQSQKVITF, encoded by the coding sequence ATGACTCTTAAAAATATACTACTGACCTTTTCTATCTGCCTGACAACAATCCTAACAGCTTATGCCCAAACAAGCAGTACTTGTGGCGACGCTAAAGCAGTTACACAAATAGGGAGATCAAATTTGGCAATCGTCATTCACTCCAACGACACGGAAACAGTTTGGAACGCTTTCCGACTTGCAAACTTTGCCGCATCACAAAAGGACACCGTTAAAATCTTTCTTTTAGGTAAAGGCGTTGAAGCGCAGAACCTGACATCGGAAAACTTTGATGTAAGAAGACAAATGGAAAGTTTTGTAGCCGCAGGTGGACAAATTCTTGCTTGCGGAACTTGTCTAAAACTGCGCCACACAGAGGGCAATGCGCTTTGCCCTGTTTCAACGATGGCAGAACTTTATGCGCTTATAAAACAATCACAAAAAGTAATTACCTTCTAA
- a CDS encoding class I SAM-dependent methyltransferase, translated as MATRKEHWEKVYASKQPHEVSWTQELPKTSLDFVHSFNLSKAASIIDIGGGDSKLVDYLLDEGFENVSVLDISENAIERAKRRLGDRSKKVNWIVSDVTEFHPATSYDCWHDRATFHFLTSADDVNTYLTTARQAVKGFMAIGTFSDKGPKKCSMLDVHQYTEDELQQQLKDGFEKLKCVTEDHATPFNTTQNFLFCSFKRTDLHN; from the coding sequence ATGGCAACAAGAAAAGAACATTGGGAAAAGGTTTACGCATCTAAACAACCGCACGAAGTGAGCTGGACACAGGAGCTCCCAAAAACATCTTTGGATTTTGTTCACAGTTTTAATTTGTCAAAAGCGGCAAGCATCATTGACATTGGTGGTGGCGATAGCAAATTGGTTGACTACTTGCTCGACGAAGGTTTTGAAAATGTTTCAGTGCTGGACATTTCCGAAAATGCAATTGAAAGAGCAAAGCGACGACTTGGCGACAGATCAAAAAAGGTAAATTGGATAGTTAGTGATGTAACAGAATTTCATCCAGCCACTTCTTACGACTGTTGGCATGACAGAGCCACATTCCATTTCTTGACAAGTGCAGACGATGTAAATACTTATCTCACCACAGCAAGACAAGCAGTAAAAGGTTTTATGGCCATCGGAACATTCTCTGATAAGGGACCAAAGAAATGTAGTATGCTGGATGTTCACCAATACACCGAAGACGAATTACAGCAACAACTCAAAGACGGTTTTGAAAAATTAAAGTGCGTAACAGAAGACCACGCTACTCCATTCAACACCACACAGAATTTTTTGTTTTGTAGCTTCAAACGGACTGACCTGCATAATTGA
- a CDS encoding CPBP family intramembrane metalloprotease — translation MSFVGVWCIGPLFGVENAMQVASGVFTSRADINAFLFIQALSSIGGFILTPMMFSVLETGEFKRHLRLNIPVSLRMIFLGIAAILLVQFFIEMLVKLNGMIPLPQSLAFLKEQEEKMSSVIKALLDFKSIGEFIAVSFVVAVIPAVGEEMFFRGLILGNLLKNRVNVVVSILISALLFAVVHMEYENTLAIWALGGLLGYLYYVSGSLWLPIVVHFVNNFLQVLLKYLHNIGAVSTDLTETSAPLYVTLITSLLFVGCLYIFHQWRNTPDFALEESELDDSDEMESSDEEEQS, via the coding sequence ATGTCCTTTGTTGGTGTATGGTGTATCGGCCCTCTTTTTGGGGTGGAGAATGCCATGCAGGTGGCATCAGGGGTATTCACTTCACGTGCAGATATAAATGCCTTCCTGTTTATTCAGGCATTGAGCTCTATCGGTGGGTTTATTCTCACCCCCATGATGTTTTCAGTGTTGGAGACCGGAGAATTCAAAAGGCATCTTCGGTTGAATATTCCGGTTTCTCTTCGAATGATTTTCTTAGGGATTGCCGCTATTCTCCTAGTACAGTTTTTTATTGAGATGCTGGTAAAACTGAACGGAATGATTCCCCTGCCTCAATCTCTTGCATTTCTAAAGGAACAGGAAGAAAAGATGAGTTCTGTCATCAAAGCCCTGTTAGATTTTAAGAGTATCGGTGAATTTATTGCGGTGTCTTTTGTGGTTGCGGTGATTCCTGCGGTGGGTGAAGAAATGTTTTTTAGAGGATTGATTTTAGGTAACCTATTAAAGAACCGGGTGAATGTGGTAGTGTCTATTTTGATTTCAGCATTGTTATTTGCCGTTGTTCACATGGAATATGAAAACACCTTAGCCATCTGGGCCTTGGGTGGTTTATTGGGTTACTTATATTATGTATCGGGAAGTTTATGGTTGCCCATCGTGGTACATTTTGTCAACAATTTTCTTCAGGTATTATTGAAGTATCTGCATAATATAGGTGCTGTCAGCACCGACTTGACTGAAACATCCGCACCTCTTTATGTCACTCTTATCACTTCCTTATTATTTGTCGGATGCCTGTATATTTTCCATCAATGGAGAAACACTCCCGATTTTGCTTTAGAAGAATCTGAGTTAGATGATTCGGATGAAATGGAATCTTCGGACGAAGAAGAACAATCATGA
- a CDS encoding phosphatidate cytidylyltransferase codes for MMKTFWIRTATALLFAALMVVGIFWNQYSFFLLMSVILMGSLYEYFIIIHSEEKDKRSTRLVLFIFWFFYAASFFLPQIPVAVLIGVLAFKLLARPLFFKSEQPFSKTQHDLLPVLWISLPIMLTNQIFFEKGPYFLFAIFSLIWIYDSGCYIVGSLVGKNKLMEHVSPKKTIEGAQGGIVITFIIAYFFNRIPQLAELSSLEWLLIALVVVICATIGDLVESAFKRSYQVKDSGSIMPGHGGFLDRFDAYFFTVPFVMLALWLFDFVRRSDFF; via the coding sequence ATGATGAAAACATTTTGGATTCGCACCGCGACGGCGCTCCTTTTCGCCGCGTTGATGGTAGTCGGTATTTTTTGGAATCAATATTCTTTTTTTCTGTTGATGTCCGTCATTCTGATGGGAAGTTTGTATGAATATTTCATCATCATCCATTCGGAAGAGAAAGATAAACGGAGCACTAGATTGGTGCTGTTCATATTCTGGTTCTTTTATGCGGCATCCTTTTTTCTTCCTCAAATACCGGTAGCCGTTTTGATTGGCGTATTAGCATTCAAGCTATTGGCTAGGCCTCTGTTTTTTAAATCGGAGCAGCCTTTTTCAAAGACGCAACATGATTTGCTACCGGTATTGTGGATTTCACTTCCAATAATGCTGACCAATCAAATCTTTTTTGAAAAGGGGCCCTATTTTCTATTCGCGATCTTTTCACTCATTTGGATTTATGATTCGGGCTGCTATATCGTTGGCTCTTTAGTTGGTAAGAATAAACTGATGGAACATGTGTCTCCTAAAAAGACCATTGAAGGGGCACAGGGAGGAATCGTTATTACATTCATCATCGCTTATTTTTTTAACCGGATTCCTCAACTAGCGGAGTTATCCAGTCTTGAATGGCTATTGATTGCTTTGGTCGTTGTTATATGTGCCACCATTGGTGATTTGGTGGAATCTGCATTTAAACGAAGCTATCAAGTGAAAGATTCGGGAAGTATTATGCCCGGACACGGAGGGTTTTTAGATCGTTTTGATGCTTACTTCTTTACGGTTCCCTTTGTCATGCTGGCGCTTTGGCTCTTTGATTTTGTCAGGCGAAGCGATTTCTTTTAG
- a CDS encoding phosphatidylserine decarboxylase family protein, giving the protein MRIHKEGYKILLVSGIVLLLINLSASIVFDNIVVHYITGGSSLVILIFFAYFFRNPSRIFLSSDSHIIAPADGRIVVIEEVQEQEYFKDKRIQVSIFMSPTNVHINRNPISGLVKYQKYHPGKYLVAWHPKSSEKNERNTLVIEHDETGMEVLVRQIAGKLARKIRWYLREGDEVEQNAELGFIKFGSRVDLFLPVGTKIDVGLKQKVKGGVTIIGTLPEKEEKSGFFDSIL; this is encoded by the coding sequence ATCAGGATTCATAAAGAAGGATATAAAATCCTCCTCGTTTCCGGTATTGTTCTTCTACTCATCAATCTTAGTGCATCTATTGTTTTCGATAATATAGTGGTGCATTACATCACCGGAGGTTCTTCATTAGTCATCCTGATATTTTTCGCCTACTTTTTTCGCAACCCCAGTCGTATATTTTTAAGCAGTGATAGCCATATTATCGCCCCGGCAGATGGTAGGATTGTGGTAATAGAAGAAGTACAGGAGCAGGAGTATTTTAAAGATAAGCGTATTCAGGTTTCCATTTTTATGAGCCCGACCAATGTACATATCAACCGCAATCCCATCAGCGGCTTGGTGAAGTATCAGAAATACCATCCGGGGAAATATCTGGTGGCTTGGCATCCTAAGTCTTCTGAAAAGAATGAACGGAATACTTTGGTCATCGAACATGATGAAACAGGTATGGAAGTTCTTGTCCGTCAGATTGCCGGGAAATTGGCCAGAAAAATCCGCTGGTATCTGCGTGAAGGAGATGAGGTGGAGCAAAATGCAGAGTTGGGCTTTATTAAGTTTGGTTCACGGGTTGATTTGTTTCTTCCGGTTGGAACCAAGATTGATGTTGGTTTAAAACAAAAAGTAAAGGGAGGCGTTACTATTATAGGAACCTTGCCGGAAAAAGAGGAAAAGTCAGGTTTTTTTGATTCCATTTTATAA
- a CDS encoding C1 family peptidase, with protein MIKLFTPVLLLMLLMVGGCKKNPNKTDLPYGFGWNGTDDPTKVPQSINSINFAAGATYPASASIVSKFPPIGNQGQYGTCVAWAVGYGVKTAIHGMDKGFNATQLASSANQFSPKDLFTALPDSKKGADCNGADFTDALDIILNRGIATMQTVPYTGLGSCTQSTLQSSWTTEANNYKIKNYRRINLTVNEIKSYISTNVPIVCGAKLADNFMQWNSDDVLSSNTSFDQVGQHAYHALAIAGYDDAKGPNGAFEIINSWGENWGNAGRIWVDYNFFINTFCFGGNVFIATNSDGGPTPPAPDPVSNGYVDLAPWAFTDVNTYNLSYPTERYIEFNVYNIGDQTASSSTGWALYYLYYNAYNSDDYGFLIVDAADNSISPGTQYTDGNGVVHFNANIGAGDDLANTMFSSSFISQYYYVPNNVSGYYYLVLIADPLNVITENDETNNLFYTTNQYPITFMNGVGKREMPAKPISEFRLKNSMQPVAANLRIHPFVTAVNQTNPNAYSPDEIKDMIKIEKKTGRWQSKLNSFISMHPQNALTSKMKSKPISDNK; from the coding sequence ATGATTAAGCTATTTACCCCGGTTTTACTTTTGATGTTGCTAATGGTTGGAGGCTGTAAAAAAAACCCAAATAAAACAGATTTGCCATACGGCTTTGGCTGGAATGGAACCGATGACCCCACTAAGGTCCCTCAATCTATTAACTCGATCAACTTCGCTGCCGGCGCTACTTATCCCGCATCGGCGAGCATTGTTTCAAAATTTCCGCCTATCGGTAATCAAGGACAATACGGCACCTGCGTGGCTTGGGCAGTGGGCTATGGCGTAAAGACCGCTATCCATGGAATGGATAAAGGGTTTAATGCTACTCAGCTTGCCAGTTCCGCAAACCAGTTCTCCCCCAAAGATTTATTTACTGCTTTGCCTGATAGCAAAAAAGGAGCGGATTGCAACGGAGCTGACTTTACAGATGCCTTGGACATTATCTTGAACCGTGGTATTGCAACTATGCAAACGGTTCCTTATACGGGTTTAGGAAGTTGTACCCAATCTACACTTCAGTCTTCATGGACTACTGAAGCCAACAATTACAAAATAAAAAACTATCGGCGGATCAATTTAACCGTTAATGAAATAAAGTCGTACATCTCTACTAATGTACCCATCGTCTGCGGCGCTAAATTGGCCGATAACTTTATGCAATGGAATAGTGATGATGTTCTATCTTCTAATACCAGTTTTGATCAGGTAGGGCAACATGCTTATCACGCATTGGCCATAGCCGGATATGATGATGCTAAAGGCCCCAACGGTGCTTTTGAAATTATCAACTCATGGGGCGAAAACTGGGGCAACGCAGGAAGAATATGGGTGGACTATAATTTTTTCATCAATACTTTTTGTTTCGGAGGTAATGTATTTATCGCGACGAATAGTGATGGCGGACCCACTCCCCCTGCACCCGATCCGGTTTCAAACGGCTATGTAGATTTAGCCCCTTGGGCATTTACTGATGTCAACACTTATAATCTTAGCTATCCTACGGAGAGGTATATTGAGTTCAACGTTTATAATATCGGCGACCAAACTGCCTCTTCTTCTACCGGATGGGCATTGTACTATCTCTATTATAACGCCTACAATTCCGATGATTACGGCTTTTTGATTGTGGACGCAGCAGATAATTCCATTTCACCTGGAACTCAGTACACAGATGGGAATGGCGTAGTTCACTTCAATGCTAATATTGGGGCAGGTGATGATTTGGCAAACACCATGTTCAGTTCTTCCTTCATTTCCCAATACTATTATGTGCCCAATAATGTTTCCGGCTATTATTATCTGGTACTAATAGCGGATCCGCTGAATGTAATTACAGAGAATGATGAAACCAATAACCTTTTCTATACGACGAACCAATACCCTATTACGTTTATGAATGGAGTAGGTAAAAGAGAAATGCCAGCTAAGCCGATTTCCGAATTTCGTTTAAAGAACTCGATGCAACCGGTAGCAGCTAACCTGCGCATTCATCCATTTGTAACCGCGGTAAATCAGACAAATCCCAATGCTTATTCCCCTGATGAGATCAAGGACATGATTAAGATAGAAAAGAAGACCGGAAGATGGCAGTCCAAGTTAAACAGCTTTATCAGTATGCACCCTCAAAATGCTTTAACAAGCAAGATGAAATCAAAGCCCATTTCTGATAATAAGTAG
- a CDS encoding pentapeptide repeat-containing protein, protein MKYHLLFVLFAMPVTFMSCMPQNSIGSGPVIQAGEIIQAIQNGKPVFIENKTVEGDLDFSKLDGYTESSSMVRSYVAVSVTFISCHFKGKINAYQSNDQETKVCSFEKNLAFSNCEMDKEVSFQESVISGKANFSSSVFKGKTSFEGTRFLGEAYFTKSKFEEEARFQNGFYSYKANWMEAVFSKVVSFQNSIFNYDAQWSVAKFLGYADFSVCTFRGHVFFNYAKFKAQAVLNTSIFYARFEMMSTEFEKNLELKRCLFYGIPKFNKAQMNEGLLLDNSTFLAGAPETSDWIKGSNFTLSLKESRYTTLNELKPLDIK, encoded by the coding sequence ATGAAATACCATTTATTATTTGTCCTCTTTGCGATGCCTGTTACCTTTATGTCCTGTATGCCTCAAAACAGTATTGGTAGTGGCCCGGTGATTCAAGCCGGTGAGATTATTCAGGCGATTCAAAATGGCAAACCGGTTTTTATTGAAAATAAAACGGTGGAAGGCGATTTGGATTTTTCAAAACTGGATGGATATACCGAAAGTAGCAGCATGGTTCGCTCGTACGTGGCGGTCAGTGTTACTTTTATCTCCTGCCATTTTAAAGGGAAGATTAATGCCTACCAATCAAACGACCAAGAAACAAAGGTTTGTTCCTTTGAAAAAAACTTGGCGTTTTCAAATTGTGAAATGGACAAGGAAGTTTCTTTTCAGGAAAGTGTGATTTCGGGGAAAGCCAATTTTTCATCCAGCGTATTCAAAGGCAAGACCTCTTTTGAGGGGACACGCTTTCTGGGTGAGGCCTATTTTACCAAGTCTAAATTTGAAGAAGAAGCCCGTTTTCAAAATGGCTTTTATTCGTACAAAGCAAATTGGATGGAAGCTGTTTTTAGTAAAGTTGTAAGTTTCCAAAACTCGATATTTAATTACGATGCGCAATGGAGCGTGGCGAAATTCTTGGGCTATGCCGATTTTAGTGTTTGTACGTTTCGAGGCCACGTGTTTTTTAACTACGCAAAGTTCAAGGCACAAGCCGTTTTGAATACTTCAATATTCTATGCCCGATTTGAGATGATGAGTACAGAGTTTGAGAAAAATCTGGAATTAAAGCGTTGTTTGTTTTACGGAATTCCCAAGTTCAATAAAGCACAAATGAATGAAGGTCTGCTTCTTGACAATAGCACCTTCTTGGCCGGTGCTCCAGAAACTTCCGATTGGATAAAGGGAAGTAACTTTACGCTCAGTTTAAAAGAAAGTCGTTACACAACTTTAAACGAATTGAAGCCTTTAGATATCAAATAG
- a CDS encoding STAS domain-containing protein produces the protein MKFQVDKRDRLVIVKLNEEKLLSNLAPQLKSELVILNNEGFRNIVLDLSDVQYVDSSGLSALLVGNRLCKEASGTFVLTGLNPHIQKLIKISQLEPILNIVPSLTESVDYVMMEELDRDLRT, from the coding sequence ATGAAATTTCAAGTTGACAAAAGAGATCGTTTGGTAATCGTGAAACTCAATGAAGAAAAGCTATTGAGTAATTTGGCGCCACAACTGAAATCCGAATTGGTGATTCTCAATAATGAAGGGTTCAGAAATATTGTGCTTGATTTATCCGATGTACAGTATGTGGACTCCTCCGGCTTGAGTGCCTTGTTGGTAGGCAACCGTCTTTGCAAAGAAGCCTCCGGCACTTTTGTATTGACTGGTCTAAATCCCCATATACAAAAGCTGATAAAAATATCTCAACTTGAGCCGATATTAAACATCGTTCCCTCCTTGACCGAGTCGGTTGATTATGTGATGATGGAAGAACTGGATCGCGACCTGCGCACCTAA
- a CDS encoding ribonuclease Z, translating to MIFEVTILGSNGAVPAYDRHPSAQIVNHNGNIFLVDCGETTQFQMNRYGIKRGKLDHIFISHLHGDHYFGLIGLITSFSLHWRENPLHIYAPAGLEDIINVQLKYSNTELRFDIYFHALNADAPRIIYEDEQLTVETIILKHRLPTTGFLFKEKKHLRHIIPEKIAQHDVPHHQISDIKKGADYQHPDGRTIPNVELTREPSPARSYAYCSDTAYTTTIAEQLQGVNLLYHEATFMEGDATRAEETFHSTCKQAAQMARLANAGRLLIGHFSARYSDLSVLLEESRSVFPNTFLAEEGKIFNVGS from the coding sequence ATGATTTTTGAAGTGACAATCTTGGGCAGCAACGGTGCTGTTCCGGCTTATGATCGTCATCCCTCTGCACAGATTGTAAACCATAATGGAAACATCTTCCTCGTGGATTGCGGCGAAACGACGCAGTTCCAGATGAACCGGTATGGCATAAAAAGAGGAAAGTTAGACCACATCTTTATTTCACATCTCCATGGCGACCATTACTTCGGACTAATTGGCTTAATCACTAGCTTCAGCCTTCACTGGAGAGAAAACCCGCTGCATATATACGCACCGGCAGGCCTGGAAGACATTATTAATGTCCAACTGAAATATTCAAATACCGAGCTGCGTTTTGATATTTACTTCCATGCCTTGAACGCCGATGCCCCACGGATTATTTACGAGGATGAACAACTGACCGTTGAAACTATTATTCTGAAACACCGGCTGCCCACCACCGGTTTTCTTTTTAAGGAAAAAAAGCATTTGCGCCATATTATCCCCGAGAAAATAGCTCAACACGATGTACCGCACCACCAGATTTCGGATATTAAAAAAGGGGCCGACTACCAACATCCCGATGGGAGAACTATTCCTAATGTCGAACTCACCCGCGAACCTTCTCCGGCCAGGAGCTATGCGTATTGCAGCGATACGGCCTACACAACAACTATCGCTGAGCAGCTTCAGGGAGTGAACCTACTTTATCATGAAGCTACTTTTATGGAAGGAGATGCCACTCGCGCCGAAGAAACCTTTCACTCCACGTGCAAACAAGCCGCACAAATGGCTCGGCTGGCTAATGCTGGCCGCCTACTCATCGGTCACTTCTCTGCCCGCTATAGCGACCTCAGCGTTTTGCTGGAAGAAAGTCGCAGCGTTTTCCCCAACACTTTTCTGGCAGAAGAAGGAAAGATTTTCAACGTGGGTAGCTAA
- a CDS encoding restriction endonuclease subunit S, translating to MKSNYKRIGEHIRLVDERNKGLQVKQLLGLSISKQFIPSVANIIGTDMENYKIIRRNQFACSTMQVRRDKKMPVALLQEVDEAIISQAYPIFEVKNEKELLPEYLMMWFARSEFDREACFHAVGGVRGSLEWEDFENLKLPIPHPDKQKEIVKEYNTIVNRIALNNQVIKKLEETAQAIYKQWFVEFEFPNENGQPYKSNGGEMVESELGEIPKGWEVVPLEDAVTIIRGASPRPIDDYMSKDNTGMPWVKIADATACATKYLFETNEYISSAGVKQSRKISIGTLILSNSASPGLPKFLMIDACVHDGWLIFDDYKKNLSKEFLYNFLLLNRTKILSSSNGSVFNNLKTEILKSYQIIIPDETTLKKVTKLFQSIDAQFSVTAKTDFNMKELLSILLSKLATIEN from the coding sequence ATGAAATCAAATTATAAACGCATTGGCGAACATATCCGATTGGTTGATGAACGCAACAAAGGTTTGCAAGTAAAACAGTTGTTGGGTTTGAGCATTTCAAAACAGTTTATTCCTTCCGTTGCCAATATTATTGGAACTGATATGGAGAACTATAAAATCATTCGCAGGAATCAGTTTGCTTGCAGCACAATGCAAGTAAGGCGAGACAAAAAAATGCCTGTTGCATTATTGCAAGAAGTGGATGAAGCAATTATTTCACAAGCCTACCCAATATTTGAAGTAAAAAACGAAAAGGAACTTTTGCCTGAATATTTAATGATGTGGTTTGCCCGTTCTGAGTTTGACCGTGAAGCTTGTTTTCACGCTGTTGGCGGTGTAAGAGGAAGTTTAGAATGGGAAGATTTTGAAAATTTAAAATTACCCATTCCCCACCCCGACAAACAAAAAGAAATAGTAAAAGAATACAATACCATTGTAAACCGCATTGCTCTCAACAACCAAGTCATAAAAAAATTAGAAGAAACTGCACAGGCAATTTATAAGCAATGGTTTGTTGAGTTTGAATTTCCAAACGAAAACGGACAACCCTATAAAAGCAATGGTGGCGAAATGGTGGAAAGTGAGTTGGGGGAGATTCCGAAGGGTTGGGAAGTTGTTCCTTTGGAAGATGCAGTCACAATAATAAGAGGAGCATCACCAAGACCTATTGATGATTACATGAGTAAAGACAATACTGGAATGCCTTGGGTAAAAATTGCTGATGCAACTGCATGTGCAACAAAATATTTGTTTGAAACGAACGAATATATTTCCAGTGCAGGTGTGAAGCAAAGTAGAAAAATTTCTATCGGAACTTTGATTTTATCAAACAGCGCATCACCAGGTCTTCCAAAATTTTTGATGATTGATGCTTGCGTTCATGATGGTTGGTTAATTTTTGATGACTACAAAAAAAACCTTTCAAAAGAATTTCTTTATAATTTTTTGTTGCTAAACAGAACTAAAATTCTTTCATCAAGCAACGGGAGTGTTTTCAATAATTTGAAAACAGAAATTTTAAAATCCTATCAAATAATTATTCCTGATGAAACAACATTGAAAAAAGTAACAAAACTTTTTCAATCAATAGATGCTCAATTTAGTGTTACTGCAAAAACAGATTTTAATATGAAAGAATTATTGTCAATTCTTCTCTCCAAACTTGCAACTATAGAAAACTGA
- the nhaA gene encoding Na+/H+ antiporter NhaA has product MKLTRLFKEFFNSEKTGGLILVFVTVLSLGLANSPWQTDYINFWHFDLGGHSIVHWINDGLMTIFFLLIGLELEREIYQGELSDIKNASLPIFGALGGILVPAGLFLLLNFGTDTQAGAGIPMATDIAFAIGILSLLGNRVPGSLKIFLTALAVMDDLGAIIVIAIFYTTSIAFVNLFIALGIFGVLLILKRLKVHNLIPYLIGGVGMWYFMLHSGVHATITGVLLAFAIPFGNGEEKSPSSILQHFLHKPVAFFILPLFAIANTCIAVGDNWQSGLGQTNSLGIMAGLVIGKPLGIFLFSFIGVGLGLCVLPTDLKWKNIIGAGFLGGIGFTMSIFIALLAFDNADIINDSKIAILIASLIAGTIGFIWLRLTLKTQNEND; this is encoded by the coding sequence ATGAAGCTAACAAGACTTTTCAAGGAATTCTTTAACAGCGAAAAAACAGGTGGACTGATTTTGGTTTTTGTAACAGTTCTATCACTTGGACTTGCAAACTCGCCTTGGCAGACAGACTATATTAACTTTTGGCATTTCGATCTTGGCGGACACAGCATCGTTCATTGGATTAATGATGGACTAATGACTATTTTCTTTTTACTCATTGGCTTAGAGTTAGAAAGAGAAATTTATCAAGGGGAGCTTTCCGACATAAAAAATGCTTCATTGCCAATCTTTGGAGCTTTAGGTGGAATACTTGTTCCTGCGGGACTTTTTTTACTACTCAACTTTGGAACAGACACGCAAGCAGGTGCAGGTATTCCAATGGCGACCGACATTGCATTTGCTATTGGCATTTTATCTTTATTGGGCAACAGGGTTCCAGGTTCTCTAAAAATATTCCTTACAGCATTGGCGGTAATGGACGACTTAGGTGCAATAATCGTAATTGCAATTTTTTACACGACCTCCATCGCTTTTGTAAATTTATTTATTGCATTGGGCATCTTTGGTGTTCTACTAATTCTAAAACGACTGAAAGTTCACAACCTAATTCCTTATTTAATTGGTGGTGTGGGCATGTGGTATTTTATGTTGCACTCAGGTGTTCATGCTACAATAACAGGCGTTTTGTTAGCCTTTGCAATTCCATTTGGCAACGGTGAAGAAAAATCTCCTTCATCTATTCTACAACATTTCTTACATAAACCGGTTGCATTTTTCATTCTACCCTTGTTTGCAATTGCTAATACTTGTATTGCGGTTGGCGACAATTGGCAAAGTGGCTTAGGGCAAACAAACAGTTTGGGTATTATGGCAGGACTTGTAATTGGGAAACCTTTAGGCATTTTTCTTTTCTCATTTATTGGTGTGGGTTTAGGGCTTTGTGTTTTGCCGACAGACTTGAAATGGAAAAATATTATCGGAGCAGGTTTCTTAGGTGGTATCGGTTTTACAATGTCAATCTTTATTGCGCTTCTTGCATTTGACAATGCAGACATAATTAACGATTCAAAAATTGCAATTCTTATTGCTTCACTTATTGCTGGGACAATTGGGTTTATATGGCTTCGGCTGACACTTAAAACCCAAAATGAAAATGACTAA
- a CDS encoding pentapeptide repeat-containing protein, with the protein MTETYIQDKIFDKYDFSKIPLTKGEYESCIFMNCNFADNDLSDFKFIECEFLSCNLSLAKLNNTAFRDIMFKDCKMLGLRFDTCNEFGLSFSFDCCQLNHSSFYKIKIKKTIFKNSQLQEIDFADCDLNNSVFENCDLTRATFENTNIEKADFRTSFNYSIDPEINRIKNRLLSKMGLF; encoded by the coding sequence ATGACAGAAACATACATACAAGACAAAATATTTGACAAATACGACTTTTCGAAAATTCCTTTGACAAAAGGTGAATACGAAAGCTGTATTTTCATGAACTGCAACTTTGCCGACAATGACCTTTCAGACTTTAAGTTTATAGAATGTGAATTTTTAAGTTGCAATTTAAGTTTAGCCAAACTAAACAATACTGCCTTTCGAGACATCATGTTCAAAGACTGTAAAATGTTAGGGCTTCGTTTTGATACTTGTAATGAGTTTGGACTTTCTTTTTCGTTTGATTGTTGCCAACTTAACCACTCTTCATTTTACAAAATCAAAATCAAAAAAACGATTTTCAAAAATTCTCAATTACAAGAAATTGATTTCGCGGATTGTGACCTAAATAATTCTGTTTTTGAAAACTGTGATTTGACCAGAGCCACTTTTGAAAACACTAATATTGAAAAAGCGGATTTTCGGACTTCTTTCAACTATTCTATTGATCCGGAAATAAACCGAATTAAGAATAGACTTCTTTCCAAAATGGGTTTATTCTAA